A portion of the Pseudoxanthomonas sp. JBR18 genome contains these proteins:
- a CDS encoding helix-turn-helix domain-containing protein, giving the protein MAHPGDDALEVNRLVLEEITTKWSLPVLACLCSGPLRFNALRRAIPKATQKALTQCLRRLEASGFITRTLVSTAPVAVVYEISALGRSLEPHLRALLGWADENREAVLAAKRSSQSQKIS; this is encoded by the coding sequence ATGGCGCATCCCGGTGACGACGCACTTGAAGTCAATCGCTTGGTGCTCGAAGAAATCACCACCAAGTGGTCGCTGCCTGTCCTGGCATGTCTGTGCAGTGGTCCACTGCGCTTTAATGCACTCAGGCGCGCCATTCCCAAGGCGACGCAAAAAGCGCTGACCCAATGCCTGCGACGCCTGGAAGCCAGCGGCTTCATCACGCGCACCCTCGTCAGCACCGCACCAGTGGCCGTGGTCTATGAGATCTCGGCACTGGGACGGTCCTTGGAGCCCCACCTGCGCGCGCTCCTGGGCTGGGCCGATGAGAACCGCGAAGCAGTCCTGGCGGCCAAGCGATCGAGCCAGTCGCAGAAGATTTCATGA
- a CDS encoding HAMP domain-containing sensor histidine kinase: MNLVSSHQDTLESEPINLLIVDDIQENLTAMEALLREPHLNLLCASSGAQALELLLDNEVALALLDVHMPEMDGFTLAELMRGSQRTRHVPIIFLTASPSDPLRAFKGYEAGAVDFLHKPIEPRVIAGKVKVFVELYAQRRLLARRNAELERALELNETMSAVLTHDLRTPLSVVTLCAEKLAMELPDDAAARRTLGYLESSGRRMARMVTQLLDFSRIRSGGLRLTFVRQDVAAVAEATLAEFHQTKPDAQLVLECTGDTKADIDADRVTQILSNLLGNAIEHGGTEPVVVRLDGTDDATLRLLVSNAGAIPGDLLPRLFEPFKGRFSASSGLGLGLYIADQFTRAHGGTLGARNEQGRVVLEARISRRNR; this comes from the coding sequence ATGAATCTCGTTTCTTCGCACCAGGACACCTTGGAATCGGAACCGATCAACCTACTGATCGTCGATGACATCCAGGAAAACCTGACCGCCATGGAGGCCTTGCTGCGCGAGCCGCACCTCAACCTTTTGTGTGCCTCCTCCGGCGCGCAGGCGCTGGAACTGTTGCTGGACAACGAGGTGGCCCTGGCGCTTCTGGATGTCCACATGCCGGAGATGGACGGATTCACCCTGGCCGAGCTGATGCGCGGCAGCCAGCGCACCCGGCATGTGCCCATCATCTTTCTCACCGCCTCCCCCAGCGATCCGTTGCGGGCGTTCAAGGGCTATGAAGCGGGCGCGGTGGACTTTCTGCACAAGCCGATCGAGCCACGGGTGATCGCAGGAAAGGTCAAGGTCTTCGTCGAACTCTATGCCCAGCGCCGACTGCTCGCGCGACGCAATGCCGAGCTGGAACGGGCGCTGGAACTCAACGAAACGATGAGTGCGGTATTGACGCACGACCTGCGTACGCCCCTGTCGGTGGTCACGCTGTGCGCGGAAAAGCTCGCCATGGAGCTTCCGGACGATGCCGCCGCCAGGCGCACGCTCGGGTACCTGGAAAGCAGCGGGCGGCGCATGGCGCGCATGGTCACCCAGCTGCTCGATTTCTCACGGATCCGCAGTGGTGGGCTGCGCCTGACCTTCGTCCGCCAGGACGTGGCCGCCGTCGCCGAGGCGACCTTGGCGGAGTTTCACCAGACCAAGCCGGATGCCCAGCTCGTGCTCGAGTGCACCGGCGACACCAAGGCGGACATCGATGCGGATCGCGTGACGCAGATCCTTTCGAACCTGTTGGGCAATGCCATCGAACACGGGGGCACCGAACCTGTGGTCGTGCGGCTGGACGGGACCGACGATGCGACGCTTCGTCTGCTGGTCAGCAATGCTGGCGCGATTCCAGGCGACCTGCTTCCCCGCCTGTTCGAGCCATTCAAAGGGCGGTTCAGTGCGAGCAGCGGCCTAGGGCTCGGGCTCTACATCGCCGACCAGTTCACACGCGCGCACGGTGGCACGCTTGGCGCCCGGAATGAACAGGGCAGGGTCGTGCTGGAGGCGCGGATCTCTCGCCGGAATCGCTGA
- a CDS encoding sensor domain-containing phosphodiesterase: MPTKEAERLALIRSLNVLGLEDAPSLTRITKLVSQLFDVPTVLISIVGEHDQHFLGRHGFSVNQTERSVSVCAHAIEQRGVFEVCDLTVDSRFSRNRLVVEEPRLRFYAGAPLVTSHGIAIGTLCLIDYKPRRLTGVQHEQLEAFAAMVVDQIALLSSVGRRDAVSGYPNRQQFSIDLRAQVDAAPESEFQLALADIFDIHSAHRLGQTLGMRPVESIIRQVGSRIAAQLPHQSLLYHVGVTRYAFLLIDQDAQATAALLEAVRDVATLPVHVDGLVLQPMCHGGLATFHAEGAPDALRRAIVAMHEAVETRRPWVRYTASRDERLQREYKIAGGICSAMRNNELYLLYQPRLALPSGEMTGVEALLRWNHPELGQLSPGEFIPVLERTAAMPAVTDWVLQAAMEQCRAWGARLADATISVNFSASDFQDGRVPERVLAALGRSGIAADRLEVEVTEGLWLENLPAAAAQMEALREMGVRISIDDFGAGYSNFAYLHSLPIDTIKLDRSLISGFERSTIRRGVVRTIISLCHQLNWRVVAEGVEQLAEAELLATCGCDEIQGYYFSVPLDADQLMRGPLPHDAMPAITSLAS; this comes from the coding sequence ATGCCCACCAAAGAAGCTGAACGCCTGGCGCTGATCCGGAGTCTGAACGTCCTGGGTCTGGAAGACGCCCCTTCGCTCACCCGCATCACCAAGCTGGTCAGCCAGCTGTTCGATGTGCCTACCGTGCTGATTTCCATTGTCGGTGAACACGATCAGCACTTCCTCGGCCGCCATGGGTTCAGCGTGAATCAAACCGAGCGAAGCGTGTCGGTCTGCGCGCACGCGATCGAGCAACGGGGTGTGTTTGAGGTCTGCGACCTGACGGTGGATTCGCGCTTTTCCCGCAATCGGCTCGTCGTGGAGGAACCCAGGTTGCGGTTCTATGCCGGCGCGCCCCTGGTGACCAGCCATGGCATCGCGATCGGGACGCTGTGCCTCATCGATTACAAGCCCCGCAGGCTCACCGGGGTCCAGCATGAACAGCTGGAAGCCTTCGCTGCGATGGTGGTCGACCAGATTGCGCTGTTGAGCTCGGTGGGCCGTCGCGACGCGGTCAGCGGCTACCCCAATCGGCAGCAGTTCTCCATCGACCTGCGCGCCCAGGTGGACGCGGCCCCGGAGAGCGAGTTCCAGCTGGCGCTGGCGGATATCTTCGACATCCATAGCGCGCATCGCCTGGGGCAGACGCTGGGCATGCGTCCGGTGGAATCGATCATCCGCCAGGTCGGCAGCAGGATCGCCGCCCAGCTCCCCCATCAGTCGCTGCTCTACCATGTCGGTGTCACGCGCTATGCGTTCCTCCTGATCGACCAGGACGCGCAGGCGACGGCGGCGCTGCTGGAAGCGGTACGCGACGTCGCCACACTGCCGGTCCACGTTGACGGACTTGTCCTGCAACCGATGTGTCATGGAGGCCTGGCCACCTTTCATGCTGAAGGCGCGCCAGATGCGCTGCGGCGCGCCATCGTGGCCATGCACGAGGCGGTCGAGACACGACGCCCCTGGGTCCGCTATACCGCGTCGCGTGACGAGCGCCTGCAACGTGAGTACAAGATCGCCGGCGGCATCTGCTCGGCCATGCGCAACAACGAGCTCTATCTGCTCTACCAGCCGCGGCTTGCGCTGCCGTCGGGCGAGATGACGGGCGTGGAAGCGCTGTTGCGCTGGAATCATCCCGAACTGGGGCAGCTCTCTCCGGGCGAATTCATCCCTGTCCTTGAGCGGACCGCGGCGATGCCCGCCGTCACCGATTGGGTGCTTCAAGCAGCAATGGAACAGTGCCGGGCCTGGGGAGCGCGCCTGGCCGACGCCACGATCTCTGTCAATTTCTCCGCGAGCGACTTCCAGGACGGGCGCGTGCCCGAGCGTGTCCTGGCGGCGCTTGGCCGCAGTGGAATCGCCGCGGATCGCCTGGAGGTCGAGGTGACCGAGGGACTATGGCTGGAGAACCTCCCAGCGGCGGCGGCGCAGATGGAGGCGCTGCGGGAGATGGGGGTCAGGATCTCGATCGATGACTTTGGCGCCGGCTACAGCAATTTCGCTTACCTGCACAGCCTGCCGATCGACACGATCAAGCTGGATCGGAGCCTGATCTCCGGATTCGAGCGATCGACCATCCGCCGGGGCGTGGTGAGGACCATCATCTCGCTGTGTCACCAGCTGAACTGGCGCGTGGTCGCCGAGGGCGTCGAGCAGCTGGCGGAAGCCGAGCTACTGGCCACGTGCGGCTGCGACGAGATCCAGGGCTATTACTTTTCCGTGCCCCTCGATGCGGACCAGTTGATGCGAGGGCCGCTGCCACACGACGCGATGCCGGCCATCACCTCGCTCGCATCGTGA
- the yjjJ gene encoding type II toxin-antitoxin system HipA family toxin YjjJ, with the protein MDSPSTSDLLALLRRQDTATAAQIGAALGVSQPTVSRLVSAAGDAVVRIGKARASRYALRREVGRAGSQWPLFRITADGRAQTLGQLQALHGAGMVFAPAVRCPALMHGQFADGVFPDLPWFLDDQRPQGFLGRAFARRVAAEIGASPDLARWQADDVVLALLRHGEDAPGDLVLGEHALQQALQDLVQPRDTIRSTARALAYPQRAEAALRGEDIGSSAAGEQPKFTATLALEDGGAQAVIVKFSERAGTPAAARWADLLRCEALAGEVLRAHGLAAAQSELFQADERVFLQSTRFDRTPGLGRRGFVSLAALDAAYYGHGRIDWWTFATHLLRDRWLDRDDARRLALYGWFGALIANTDMHQGNAGLLLGDTRPLALAPAYDMLPMAFRPLATGEVVARGDVALPLPTPAEREHWHDAASMALVFWRSVVECAAISPDFREIAQRAWEQLSRAVQRL; encoded by the coding sequence ATGGATTCGCCCTCGACTTCCGATCTGCTCGCCTTGCTGCGCCGCCAGGACACCGCCACGGCGGCGCAGATCGGTGCGGCTCTGGGTGTCAGCCAACCAACGGTCTCGCGGCTTGTGTCCGCCGCCGGCGATGCGGTGGTCCGCATCGGCAAGGCGCGGGCCTCGCGGTACGCGTTGCGCCGGGAGGTCGGGCGGGCCGGCAGCCAGTGGCCGCTGTTCCGCATCACGGCCGATGGCCGTGCGCAGACGCTGGGACAGCTGCAGGCGCTGCACGGTGCGGGCATGGTGTTCGCCCCGGCGGTGCGGTGCCCTGCGTTGATGCATGGCCAATTCGCGGACGGGGTGTTTCCCGACCTGCCCTGGTTCCTGGATGACCAGCGCCCCCAGGGCTTTCTCGGGCGCGCGTTCGCGCGGCGGGTGGCGGCGGAGATCGGGGCGTCGCCCGATCTGGCCCGCTGGCAGGCCGACGATGTCGTGCTCGCGCTCCTGCGCCACGGTGAGGACGCGCCTGGTGACCTGGTCCTGGGCGAGCATGCTTTGCAGCAGGCGCTGCAAGACCTTGTCCAGCCGCGCGACACAATCAGGTCCACCGCGCGTGCGCTGGCCTACCCGCAGCGCGCCGAGGCGGCGCTACGAGGTGAGGACATCGGCTCGTCGGCCGCAGGCGAGCAACCCAAGTTCACCGCCACACTGGCGCTGGAAGACGGCGGCGCGCAGGCGGTCATCGTGAAGTTCAGCGAACGGGCCGGGACGCCGGCCGCAGCGCGCTGGGCGGACCTGCTGCGCTGTGAGGCGCTTGCGGGTGAGGTGCTGCGCGCACATGGCCTGGCCGCCGCGCAGAGCGAGCTCTTCCAGGCCGATGAGCGGGTCTTCCTGCAGTCCACGCGCTTTGACCGGACGCCCGGGCTCGGGCGGCGCGGCTTTGTTTCGCTGGCCGCGCTGGATGCGGCCTATTACGGGCATGGCCGCATCGATTGGTGGACGTTTGCCACCCATCTGCTGCGCGATCGCTGGCTCGATCGGGATGACGCGCGGCGCCTGGCGCTATACGGATGGTTTGGCGCCTTGATCGCCAATACCGATATGCATCAGGGCAATGCAGGGCTGTTGCTTGGCGATACGCGTCCCTTGGCGCTGGCACCAGCCTACGACATGCTGCCGATGGCCTTCCGGCCGTTGGCGACAGGCGAGGTGGTGGCGCGCGGCGATGTCGCCTTACCGTTGCCGACGCCGGCAGAGCGGGAGCACTGGCACGATGCGGCCAGCATGGCGCTGGTGTTCTGGCGAAGCGTCGTAGAGTGTGCCGCGATCTCGCCAGACTTTCGGGAAATCGCGCAGCGTGCGTGGGAGCAGCTTTCGCGGGCGGTGCAGCGCCTTTAG
- a CDS encoding NmrA/HSCARG family protein, whose product MTALPFNATSATPLDPSGRTVLVFGATGQQGGAVANALLRSGWGVRALVRDPNSDRSRALSGAGVELRSGDLSDAASIRRAMAGVHGVFSVQPSSGQGAVYGVTDEQEVRYGCTIADLAVELGVQHLVYSSVNAAGDTPTGMGHFDSKSAIEGHIRALALTSTIVRPAGFMELLMLPGMGLEQGSYTSFLRPDQTGQVIAVQDIGKITAQIFSKPERYAGCTFEIAGDAITGQGLQDSLSRAVGYPIAYQRFPEALLKENRFLGRLAELFDDGRLAGNANIAALVEEFGPLLSFDAWLEGPGKQLLQIALNTKDAPLALR is encoded by the coding sequence ATGACGGCACTTCCCTTCAATGCAACTTCCGCCACGCCACTCGATCCTTCGGGCCGTACCGTTCTGGTGTTCGGTGCCACGGGGCAACAGGGCGGGGCGGTGGCCAACGCGTTACTGAGATCGGGGTGGGGCGTGCGTGCGCTCGTCCGTGATCCGAACAGCGACCGCTCCAGGGCGCTGTCCGGTGCTGGGGTGGAACTCCGCTCGGGCGACCTGTCCGATGCGGCTTCGATCCGCCGGGCCATGGCGGGCGTCCATGGCGTCTTCAGCGTGCAGCCCAGCTCTGGCCAGGGCGCGGTCTATGGCGTCACCGATGAGCAGGAAGTCCGATATGGCTGCACGATCGCCGACCTGGCCGTGGAGCTTGGCGTGCAGCACCTGGTCTACAGCTCGGTCAATGCTGCCGGCGACACCCCGACGGGGATGGGGCACTTCGACTCCAAATCCGCAATCGAAGGCCACATCCGCGCGCTTGCGCTGACCAGCACCATCGTGCGGCCAGCAGGCTTCATGGAGTTGCTGATGCTGCCAGGCATGGGGCTCGAACAGGGCTCCTACACTTCGTTCCTCAGGCCGGATCAGACGGGCCAGGTCATCGCGGTACAGGACATCGGCAAGATCACCGCCCAGATCTTCTCCAAGCCGGAGCGTTACGCGGGGTGCACTTTCGAGATCGCAGGCGACGCCATCACCGGGCAAGGGTTACAGGACAGCCTCAGCCGCGCCGTGGGATATCCGATCGCCTATCAGCGGTTTCCTGAGGCCTTGCTCAAGGAAAATCGCTTCCTGGGACGGCTCGCCGAGCTCTTCGACGACGGACGGCTTGCGGGCAACGCCAACATCGCAGCGCTGGTTGAAGAATTCGGACCGCTTCTGAGCTTCGATGCGTGGCTTGAAGGACCTGGAAAACAGCTGCTGCAAATCGCCTTGAACACAAAGGATGCGCCACTCGCGCTGCGCTGA
- a CDS encoding aldo/keto reductase, translating into METRLLGRSGLKVPVLGFGAGTFGGKGPLFSAWGDTGVEQARRLIDLCLEAGATLFDTADVYSDGASEEILGAALAGRREQVLISTKTGLRLGEGPNDAGASRLRLLRAVDASLRRLRTDYIDLLQLHAFDAMTPMEETLSTLDGLVRAGKVRYLGASNYAGWQLMKSLAVADANGWSRFVANQTYYSLAGRDYEWELMPLGLDQGLGAVVWSPLGWGRLTGRLRRGQPLPAQSRLHDTAAFAPAIDDERLFAIVDVLDAIAAETGRTVPQVAINWLLQRPTVSTVLIGARTEDQLRDNLGAVGWSLSPEQVARLDAASAVEPPYPYYPYWRGQFAERSPLAVQPS; encoded by the coding sequence ATGGAAACTCGACTGCTTGGCCGCTCCGGCCTGAAGGTCCCCGTGCTGGGCTTTGGTGCCGGCACCTTCGGCGGCAAGGGGCCGCTGTTCTCGGCCTGGGGCGACACCGGCGTCGAGCAGGCCAGGCGCCTGATCGATCTGTGCCTGGAGGCTGGCGCGACGCTGTTCGATACGGCCGACGTATATTCCGATGGCGCCTCCGAAGAGATCCTCGGCGCGGCGCTGGCCGGGCGCCGCGAACAGGTGTTGATCTCGACCAAGACCGGGCTGCGCCTGGGCGAGGGACCCAACGATGCCGGTGCTTCGCGCCTGCGCCTGCTGCGCGCGGTCGACGCCTCGCTCAGGCGCCTGCGCACCGACTACATCGACCTGCTGCAGCTGCACGCCTTCGATGCGATGACCCCGATGGAGGAAACGCTGTCCACGCTGGATGGCCTGGTCAGGGCCGGCAAGGTCCGCTATCTGGGCGCGTCCAACTACGCCGGCTGGCAGCTGATGAAGTCGCTCGCGGTGGCCGATGCGAATGGCTGGAGCCGCTTCGTGGCCAATCAGACCTACTACTCGCTGGCCGGACGCGACTACGAGTGGGAGTTGATGCCGCTGGGCCTGGACCAGGGCCTGGGTGCGGTGGTGTGGAGCCCGCTGGGCTGGGGCCGCCTGACCGGCCGATTGCGCCGCGGCCAGCCGCTGCCGGCACAGAGCCGGCTGCACGACACCGCCGCCTTCGCCCCTGCCATCGACGACGAACGCCTGTTCGCCATCGTCGATGTGCTGGACGCGATCGCCGCCGAGACCGGCCGCACCGTGCCCCAGGTGGCGATCAACTGGCTGCTGCAGCGCCCGACCGTGAGCACCGTGCTGATCGGGGCACGCACCGAAGACCAGCTGCGCGACAACCTCGGTGCGGTCGGCTGGTCGCTGTCGCCCGAGCAGGTCGCCCGCCTCGACGCCGCCAGCGCGGTGGAACCGCCGTATCCCTACTACCCGTACTGGCGCGGGCAGTTCGCCGAGCGCAGCCCGCTTGCGGTGCAGCCGTCGTGA
- a CDS encoding LysR family transcriptional regulator, with the protein MAMEWSDVRIFLAVARAGSLGEAGRRLGVSHPTVGRRIKALEAEAQQPLLRRTKDGLVLTDAGDRVLSLAQSMEHSALSMERRLAGNHERLEGLLRISSADWFAAFVLAPVFVEMGRLHPAVVPEVIASYRLLDLARREADVAFRLVPFSEPDLVQRRLMTMHYGLYATPDVAAATKRDPASVGLILMNTAQSHFPDVAWLIERFPESPRVFTSTSRSVQAQMCLRGRGLAVLPRPLGDGTAGLKRIETRGTPPTRDIWVGYHQDLRHMDRLRAMLDVTEKVLSSRSTA; encoded by the coding sequence ATGGCGATGGAATGGAGCGATGTCAGGATCTTTCTGGCGGTCGCACGCGCGGGCTCCCTGGGTGAGGCGGGCCGGCGCCTGGGCGTGAGCCATCCCACGGTCGGTCGGCGGATCAAGGCGCTCGAAGCGGAAGCCCAGCAGCCACTCCTGCGCCGGACCAAGGACGGCCTGGTGCTCACCGACGCGGGCGACCGCGTGCTTTCGCTGGCCCAGTCCATGGAGCACTCGGCGCTCTCCATGGAGCGTCGCCTGGCGGGCAATCACGAAAGGCTTGAGGGTCTGCTTCGCATCTCGTCGGCGGACTGGTTCGCCGCCTTCGTCCTGGCGCCGGTCTTCGTGGAAATGGGGCGGCTTCATCCGGCCGTCGTGCCGGAAGTGATCGCGAGCTATCGCCTCCTGGACCTTGCCCGCCGCGAGGCCGACGTTGCCTTTCGCCTCGTGCCTTTCAGCGAACCCGACCTGGTCCAGCGACGCCTGATGACCATGCACTACGGCCTGTACGCAACGCCGGACGTGGCCGCGGCGACAAAGCGCGATCCCGCGTCCGTGGGCCTGATCCTGATGAACACCGCGCAGAGCCATTTCCCGGACGTGGCTTGGCTGATCGAGCGGTTTCCCGAGTCGCCGCGTGTCTTCACCAGCACCAGCCGCAGTGTGCAGGCGCAGATGTGCCTGCGCGGGCGCGGGCTTGCGGTGCTGCCGCGCCCGCTCGGCGACGGCACCGCGGGGCTCAAGCGCATCGAGACACGGGGCACCCCGCCCACCCGGGACATCTGGGTCGGATATCACCAGGATCTCAGGCACATGGACCGGCTCAGGGCCATGCTCGATGTCACCGAGAAAGTCTTGAGCAGCCGGTCGACTGCTTAG
- a CDS encoding LysR family transcriptional regulator: MDRVGDIALFLRVLDLGSISAAARQLDLSPAVASQRLKRLERELDVRLLHRTTRRLHPTPEGQALAERGRVLVRDLEALGEDLRESAQQVSGTLRVTLSASFGMLYIAPLLPEFQRLHPRLRVSAHLSDHLVDLVKEGFDLAIRIGPLADSGLYARSLASNARVLCASPDYLRRMGTPKTPADLATHDGVLLMGRDGRQDVWTLIGPDGQSVRVRMASRFESNFGEVLREAVLAGQGIAVHSLWHVAADLRAGRMVAVLPDWRPPATHISAVTPARLQPPRVRRFVEFLTAQLGDPPPWERLEGP, from the coding sequence ATGGATCGCGTCGGCGACATCGCCTTGTTCCTGCGGGTGCTGGACCTGGGCTCGATCAGTGCCGCCGCCCGCCAGTTGGACCTCTCGCCCGCCGTGGCCAGCCAGCGGCTCAAGCGCCTGGAGCGAGAACTGGACGTGCGCCTGCTGCACCGGACCACGCGGCGCCTGCATCCCACGCCCGAGGGCCAGGCCCTGGCCGAGCGCGGCCGCGTGCTGGTCCGCGACCTGGAGGCCCTGGGCGAGGACCTGCGCGAAAGCGCCCAGCAGGTCTCGGGCACCTTGCGCGTCACCCTGTCGGCGTCGTTCGGCATGCTCTACATCGCGCCACTGCTGCCGGAGTTCCAGCGCCTGCATCCCAGGCTGCGCGTCAGCGCGCACTTGAGCGACCACCTGGTGGACCTGGTGAAGGAAGGCTTCGACCTGGCCATCCGCATCGGCCCGCTGGCCGATTCGGGCCTCTACGCCCGCAGCCTGGCCTCCAACGCGCGGGTGCTGTGCGCCTCGCCGGATTACCTGCGCCGGATGGGCACGCCGAAGACGCCGGCCGACCTGGCGACCCACGACGGCGTGCTGCTGATGGGCCGCGACGGCCGCCAGGACGTCTGGACCCTGATCGGCCCGGACGGCCAGAGCGTGCGGGTGCGCATGGCCAGCCGCTTCGAGAGCAACTTCGGTGAGGTCCTGCGCGAGGCCGTGCTGGCCGGGCAGGGCATCGCCGTGCACTCGCTGTGGCACGTGGCCGCCGATCTGCGTGCCGGGCGCATGGTCGCCGTGCTGCCAGACTGGCGCCCACCGGCCACTCACATCAGCGCCGTGACCCCGGCGCGGCTGCAGCCGCCGCGGGTGCGGCGCTTCGTCGAATTCCTGACCGCCCAGCTGGGCGATCCGCCGCCGTGGGAACGACTGGAAGGACCGTAA
- a CDS encoding alpha/beta hydrolase, translated as MTRTLKTDLLDIAYVCGGPEEGMPVLLLHGWPDDAHGWDRVAPALEAAGYRWVAPWLRGFGPTRFRSTDALRDGTGVALAHDAIALVDALGWERFAVVGHDWGGRTAYVLAALWPERVASIASLAIGYASRGRFEIPASFEQSQRWWYQWFMATEGGAAAVAADPIGFARLQWASWSPPGWYDEEAFDQAAESFRNPDWVAVTLHGYRSRWRPEPLDPRYAAARQRLDAIETLPVPTLMIQGGEDRCDPPAESENDARFFTGTYRRVVLPGVGHFPAREAPAAVAEALLQHLGDLPRGPGAGSLPG; from the coding sequence ATGACTCGCACCCTGAAGACGGATTTACTGGACATCGCCTATGTGTGTGGCGGGCCTGAGGAAGGGATGCCCGTGCTGTTGCTGCATGGGTGGCCGGATGATGCGCATGGTTGGGACAGGGTTGCGCCGGCGCTGGAAGCCGCTGGCTATCGCTGGGTCGCGCCGTGGTTGCGCGGTTTCGGCCCGACCCGTTTCCGGTCAACAGACGCGCTGCGCGATGGCACGGGTGTGGCGCTTGCGCACGATGCGATCGCGCTTGTCGATGCGTTGGGGTGGGAGCGCTTCGCGGTTGTTGGGCACGACTGGGGCGGACGCACCGCTTATGTGCTTGCGGCGCTCTGGCCCGAACGTGTGGCCTCCATCGCCTCGCTGGCGATCGGCTATGCGTCGCGTGGGCGGTTCGAGATCCCCGCGTCCTTCGAGCAGAGCCAGCGCTGGTGGTATCAGTGGTTCATGGCGACAGAAGGCGGCGCCGCGGCCGTCGCTGCCGACCCCATTGGCTTTGCGCGCCTGCAATGGGCCAGCTGGAGTCCGCCGGGCTGGTATGACGAGGAGGCCTTTGACCAGGCGGCGGAGAGTTTCCGCAACCCTGATTGGGTGGCCGTCACGCTGCACGGTTATCGCAGCCGCTGGCGACCCGAGCCACTGGATCCCCGCTACGCGGCTGCCCGGCAGCGGCTCGATGCGATCGAGACGCTGCCTGTGCCGACCCTCATGATCCAGGGCGGCGAGGATCGCTGCGACCCGCCGGCGGAGTCTGAAAACGACGCGCGCTTCTTTACCGGGACGTATCGTCGCGTCGTGCTGCCGGGCGTTGGCCACTTCCCGGCGCGCGAGGCCCCGGCCGCGGTGGCCGAGGCGCTACTCCAGCACCTGGGCGATCTGCCGCGCGGACCGGGGGCGGGCTCACTTCCAGGATGA
- a CDS encoding MFS transporter, with protein MPASPSSSRMPLAVYALTAGAFGIGTTEFVIMGLLTQVAADLHVSIASAGLLISGYALGVFVGAPVLTAATARMPRKAVLVALMVVFTVGNLACALAPNYALLMAARVVTALAHGTFFGVGAVVATSLVAEVRKASAISIMFTGLTVATLLGVPAGAWLGLHHGWRATFWAVALIGVVATLVIATLVPHDRNAPAPGSLREEAAAVLRAPVLLGLLMTVLGFGGMFTVYTYIQPLLTQVTGFGEAAVSPILLVFGVGMIVGNLVGGRLADRSLRPALLGTLLALAVAMALMGVVLHSRWAMVLLTGLLGAAAFATVSPLQLWVLQKARGAQSLASSLNIGAFNLGNALGAWLGGMALARGAGLTTLPWIGALVPLSALVVAAWALRLETRASAKAIACPQRLEGEQAG; from the coding sequence ATGCCGGCCTCCCCCTCTTCTTCACGCATGCCGCTGGCGGTCTATGCCCTGACCGCCGGGGCCTTCGGCATCGGCACGACCGAATTTGTGATCATGGGCCTGCTGACGCAGGTCGCCGCCGACCTGCACGTGAGCATCGCCAGCGCCGGGCTGCTGATCTCCGGCTACGCGCTGGGCGTGTTCGTCGGCGCGCCGGTGCTGACCGCCGCCACCGCGCGCATGCCGCGCAAGGCGGTGCTGGTGGCCTTGATGGTGGTCTTCACCGTGGGCAACCTGGCCTGCGCGCTCGCCCCGAATTACGCCCTGCTGATGGCCGCGCGCGTGGTCACCGCACTGGCGCACGGCACGTTCTTCGGCGTGGGCGCGGTGGTGGCCACCTCGCTGGTGGCCGAGGTGCGCAAGGCCTCGGCGATCTCGATCATGTTCACCGGCCTGACCGTGGCCACGCTGCTGGGCGTGCCGGCCGGGGCGTGGCTGGGGCTGCACCATGGCTGGCGGGCAACCTTCTGGGCGGTGGCGTTGATCGGCGTGGTGGCCACGCTGGTGATCGCGACCCTGGTGCCACACGATCGCAATGCGCCGGCGCCGGGTTCGCTGCGCGAGGAGGCCGCGGCCGTGCTGCGCGCGCCGGTCCTGCTGGGCCTGCTCATGACCGTGCTGGGGTTCGGCGGGATGTTCACCGTCTACACCTACATCCAGCCCTTGCTGACCCAGGTGACGGGCTTTGGCGAGGCGGCGGTCTCGCCGATCCTGCTGGTGTTCGGCGTGGGCATGATCGTGGGCAACCTGGTGGGTGGGCGCCTGGCCGACCGCAGCCTGCGTCCCGCGCTGCTGGGCACACTGCTGGCGCTGGCCGTGGCGATGGCGTTGATGGGCGTGGTGCTGCACAGCCGCTGGGCGATGGTGCTGCTGACCGGCCTGCTGGGCGCGGCGGCCTTCGCCACCGTGTCGCCCTTGCAGCTGTGGGTCCTGCAGAAGGCACGCGGCGCGCAGAGCCTGGCCTCGAGCCTGAACATCGGCGCGTTCAACCTGGGCAATGCGCTGGGCGCCTGGCTCGGTGGCATGGCGCTCGCGCGCGGCGCCGGCCTGACCACGCTGCCGTGGATCGGCGCGCTGGTGCCGCTGTCGGCGCTGGTCGTGGCGGCCTGGGCCTTGCGCCTGGAAACACGCGCCTCGGCCAAGGCCATCGCCTGCCCGCAACGGCTCGAAGGCGAGCAGGCCGGCTGA